From Platichthys flesus chromosome 7, fPlaFle2.1, whole genome shotgun sequence:
aagtaaacatttatttgaaggTTCCATCCCCATCGGATGATTGACAGGCGCTTTACAAGTTGTCCACCCACTTTTTAGCCAAtcagggggaagaggagggtcTTGACGCTAATCTTTACAAAATGgcggctgttgttgttttgccgCAGGGTCAGTGAATAAATccgcttttcttttctttaattttctgcACTAAATTGCAGAAAGAGctctaaagaaaaaaacaggcgCCCGAGGGAACGGCTCCGCGACGACTGAAATGAAAGGCAAAGAGCGGTCGCCGATTAAAAAGCGCTCGCGGGCCTTGGACGATATTCGAGACAGGGGAGGATGCCACCCGACCAGCAAGAAAATGGGGGCTCTCTCCGTTTCCAGTGGGAGTAATAATGGGAACAGCTCGACCAAAGGCGACGGCGGCTCCACGCGAAGGAGCCTCCTCGGCGAGAAGAGGGACCGGGACTTCGACAGCCACAGCCGGACTGGGAATAATCACAGTTGTCAGTCTGCGGCCACCAGCTCCGTGGGTAAAAACCACAGCCTGAGCCTGACGCTGGATTTAGCCTCGGCGAGGACCacgtcgcggggggagcagcggGTCCAGCCGCCGAGCACCGAGAGTGAGTACAAGACGCTGAAAATAAGCGACCTCGGCACCCAGCTGAGCGACGAGGACATAGAGGACGGACTCTTTCACGAGTTTAAGAAATTCGGGGACGTGAGCGTCAAGATCAGCCGCAGCAACGACGAGCGGATCGCGTTCGTGAATTTCCGGAAGCCGGAGGACGCCCGGGCCGCGAAGCACGCCAGGGGCCGGCTGGTGCTGTACGACCGGCCGCTGAAGATCGAGGCGGTGTACATCAACAGGAGGAGAAGCCGTTCCCCCGTGGAGAGAGACTTGTACGGTGCCACGCAGAGCCACAGACACTTGCAGAGACCCCTCTCGCCCACGGGGCTCGGCTACAGGGACTaccggctgcagcagctggccCTAGGACGGCTCCCCCCGCCTCCACCGCCCCCTTTGCCCAGAGATCTGGAGCGCGACAGGGAGTTCGCCCTGTTTGAAGCCAGGGCGCGTCCAGCTTTCATTGCGGAGCGAGCAGCTTTTCGTGAGGAGGATTTTATCTCCCCCGAGGACGACCAAAGAGCCAACAGGACGTTGTTTTTAGGCAACCTGGACATAACGGTGACAGAGGCCGACCTGAGGAGAGCCTTTGACAGGTTCGGGGTGATCACAGAGGTGGACATTAAGAGACCCACACGGGGACAAACCAGCACGTATGGATTTCTGAAATTTGAGAACCTTGACATGGCTCACCGTGCTAAGCTCAGTATGTCTGGGAAAATTGTTGGCCGCAACCCCATAAAAATAGGCTATGGGAAAGCAACTCCCACCACCCGCCTGTGGGTGGGTGGGCTTGGACCCTGGGTTCCCCTAGCTGCTCTTGCAAGGGAGTTTGATCGCTTTGGCACTATAAGGACCATTGACTACAGGAAGGGGGACACCTGGGCCTACATTCAGTATGAAAGTTTGGACGCTGCACAGgcggcatgcacacacatgaggGGCTTCCCATTGGGAGGTCCCGAGAGAAGACTGAGAGTGGACTTTGCTGACACTGAACATCGCTACCAGCAGCAGTTCCTGCAGCCGCTCCCTATACCACCTTTTGACATGGTGGCCGAGTCATTTGTCCACCGTGCCACACCTGAACCACTGAGGGTCAGGGAACGGACTCCACCGCCGCTTCACTTTAGGGAGAGAGAACTATTTCCTGGAGCTGAGTGGCCCAACCCAGCTATGCGTGAACGAGTACGCGCCTCACCCTTCGAGCCTCTGGATCACTTGGAGCGTGAGCGGCGGGCACGGGAGCCCTGGTCTCTGGAACGAGAGCTGCAGGGACGGGAACCTGTTCGCAAACGGCGTCTAATGGAGGATGGCCGTCACATAGACCACTCCCCTGACATCACTGATAGGACAGTAAGGCGAAGGCGTGCTTCTCCAGATGGCAGTCCTGGAGGTAGCAGCAGAGATGGAGGCCGCTTCAGTGACTCAGAGCGCCCTGTGCGGGGTGAAAGACCCTCCCCAATACGAGAACGCCACACCAGCCTGGAGAGAGGTGGTGCTGAACGGAGACTAAAAAACCAGAGTCTCTCAGACAAGGCACCTTTAAGCAGCAGTGTTTCAGCAGTTGGAGAGCGAAAGCGCAAAGCAGGTGAAGGTGGTAAAGGACCAGCCAAGAGAGAACGATCTGAGACCAGTTCCAAGGGCCAGCTGTCCAAGTCGGACGGCACCAGACTCAGTTTGGCCTGGCAAGgcatgctgctgctgaagaacAGCAACTTTCCAGCCAACATGCACCTGCTGGAGGGCGACCACAATGTAGCCAGTGACCTGCTCGCTGACGGCACAGTGGGGCGGCAGGTGAGCGAGCTAAAGATCACCCAGCGTCTCCGCCTGGACCAGCCCAAGCTCGACGAGGTGTCCCGACGCATCAAGGTGGCCGGCCCCGATGGCTACGCCATTCTGCTGGCAGTTCCCGGCACCACAGAGGATCCATCTTCGTCCGACCCCGCGGTCTCAACCCAGCGGCCGCTTCGGAACCTGGTATCCTACCTCAACCaaaaacaagcagcaggagTCATCAGCCTGCCCGTGGGAGGGAGCAGAGATAAAGACAACACAGGGGTCCTTCATGCTTTCCCTCCCTGTGAATTCTCTCAGCAGTTCCTGGATTCCTCTGCTAAAGCTCTGGCTAAAAGTGAAGAGGACTATCTGGTCATGATTGTTGTGCGTGGAGCATCTTAAAAATCCGAACACACTAAGTTCAagtcatgtaaaaaaaaaaaaaagatctgctgTATTTCAGTAACTATTGCATGCTGTGTGTTCTGCATTATGGGGTGCACTAGTATGGTTCTTGAGTGTTTGTATGTAGCCATGTAATCCACTTAAAAGGACAAACTGTGCCCTTCAAAACTAAGAAGTtgtttttgaaattatttttaaaagggTGTATGAAAGAATTGCTCACTAATTCAGAAACCATTCAGTCAGAATACTGTAAAACACAAGGAGCATTTGACCAGTCAATTTCGATGTAATTTAACAAGACTCAGATTATAAAGAAAACTTGGTTGATTTGCAAGTTTAATATCTCAGCTTTCCAGATATATCCTGAGAAAATGTTCGATCAATAAGAAATAGAAGGAGTGGACACAATAACACCTCTACGACAGTTAAACCACAAATGATGAATTGAGTTGAATCCAGTGTTAAAAAAAGCTACCAATGACAAGCTTAACAAAGTACTTGGACTACTATAAGCATATAGGTGTTGCTCTGTATACCTCCTAAACAGGTACTTACACAAGGGGTAATTGGAAGATATTATTTCAAAGCTATTTCTACTACATTAATGTTTTGATTGATGGATACAAAGGTGAGCATGACAATTTTGAAATCAGGGTTTTCATTGAAggtttaattaattattttgtacTGAAGCTACGAAGAAACGATCCTGTTAACATTTTGTTGGTTAAAACATGTTGCACAGCTCTTCTTCAGTGCACCACGCTCCACAGACTTAAGGTTTCTGGCTGTCATGTCTTCATCAGATAACCATTGTGATGAAGGCATGACAGCTTGAAAATATGGTAAAAGGACAGTGGTGTGCAGAAGAAGTGTAGTGCTTTTTGTTTCAAATTCCAATGGGCCTGAATTGAAGCTCACTCGGTCCCtgtgttttcaaagaaaagaaaaatattctgAAGCACACCAGATGCATTTCAGTTACCTACATTGTtatgtgtttgaaaaaaaaaattgtcaaagTTCATTGTTTTGGATCCGagtgtattttattgtgttcCTCAATACTGGAACATCAAATTGCAAGATAGACAATGAAGTCGGTGTGTGTCCCGTCCACGGGTAAAACCAAATCATCTTGTCAACTCTGTGGAATGCTGAATACTAACAGATGTGAGTTTGGACCAGGGAACAGCCTGTAATTCAATACGCATAGCATAGTAAAGCAAATACtaacatttttctcattttctacttaatattttattttatgcatCCCTACCTTAGGAATGGTTGTGTAATGTTATCTATGGATAAAAACTACAGTAGTACTGGATAAAAAGCTTAGAGAAGTTTGTGTTGATATTTGACAGTCTGTTTCACTTTTTGCTCTGAAACCAGTAAGTTCTccaagaataataataatcaatataatGAAATTGTTGGTTACAAGTAACAAATACCTGCCATTTTGTCAGTAagatggtttgtgtcattttaaagtttttgcaGTAACATGACAGTTAACATTGGAATTTGAATTTTAGAGGTctaaatttatatattttactcaTGACTGCTAACATGTTCCAAAGGCATGCTTCTCGTATTTTCTTTTGCCATTGTATGTTTAGCCTGCAATAGTAATCCACTCTGATTTATAATTTGCTGAGTTTGGTTTAACATGTATTGAAAACATTGATGTGTGGGAAAGTTGTTGTGTGTCAACGTCACACCCACTGCGACGCTGGACTCCAGAGGAGACGAGTGCAGCGCTGAAAGCCTCTGCAGAGAAGgccacattgtgtttgtgagtccTCGCTGATGAGGCAGCTTTTAAGTTGTGTAGCCCATCTGCCCCTGTGATGACTTCtgttaaaaatggaaaaattgaGCAGTGTACACTTTGATGTCATGGGAAAGGAAAATCCATAGAGCCCACGCGAAGCTGTTCACATACCTGAAAAGTGCGGTTGGGCACTCAATGTGACCGATTATCAATAAATTGTTCATTTGAAGGGAAACATGTTTCTTCGATGGAAGTCAATTGAAGAAACACACCATGCCTTATTGTGTTTCGAAGGAGTTGTCACTTGCAATTGTGTTTCTGCACACGCGAAGGGAGACAATTTGCAATTTGTTTAGCAACACCGACGAGAGACCCCTGTTTCGTGTGAGGATCGCTGTTTGCTTACATGCCTGTTCTGAGCTGCTAAGGTGCCTGACATAAATTACACCCCCACGACCCCGAATTATACCCTCAACTGTTCCGTTGGCACGTCAACACCTGATCAGGATGGAGGAGCCTCCGCCTCCCTTGTTTACAGCCAGAGTCCAGTTTGCAGCGTGATGCAGAAGCAGACAGCGGTGCAGTTTCGGGAGGCGAGGGCCGGAGTGAACAGCAGCACGTGCCAGTATCCTGTTCTCCCTGCTCTTAACTCTAAAGGTTCCATCTGCATTGCTCCTGGTACTGCATAGGAGCCGAGGAAGAAATCTCATCACCTGCCGTCACACGCTCCTTTTGGGAGACTGTGGGTGACACTGCTCTGAAATGTGCATAGCGTCTCCAGTTCAAGCTGTGTCACCGCAGAGGCCGAGCGGAACCAAACCGCTGGGCTGATCTGTCTTTCGTaacgtttttcttttcccagttatgatttgatttgacttaTTGTTTGGCTCAGGGAAGAGGATGGGCCAAACCTCAGCTAGGAATATTGTTTGACCCCATCTTCACGTGTTCTCCTCTGATTGAACGCTCTCCGAGGAGATGAGTAAACAAGTGTCTGCTGCGTTGAAGCTGCACTGTTGTCACCCGAGGTCCGCTGCAGCctggaaacaaaacaagcacaGGCCAGgttgtttacctttttttgaCACCGCTGGAAGGAAGCCACTCTGCGGACCTCACCCATCCCCAAATTCATCTAGGAgacccttttttattttaccccTTTGTTAGTGTAAAGCCACTTTTATAGAGGAAAGAAAGTTCTCAATTACCTCCCTGCAATCCATTTTGAgtcatgaatgaaaacaattgAGGTGTTCTGTGCCAAGAAGGACCCCTCTCTTCACCAGAGAAACATTGCCATCTTGAGGACCACGGAGCACCTGCTTCCCTCTCTCACAGTCATCCCCCTGATACATCTCACTCGTCCACACCTGACACCCAGGACAGAGCTGGTATCACTGTACGACTGCAGTGTAGAACGGGCACCATGGTGAGTAAGAGAACAAGTGCTGCTCGCCAGGTCTGTGTCGGTGGCGTAGGCAGCAGTGGTAAGTACAATGTGTGAACACATGTTTTACAACGACAAATGCGAAATGGCACTGGTTTCAATTCAAAGTCATTACCGAGGTTATTTGCCTCTGATGGCCGCTGGCATATGTCCCGGACCAGAGATAATAGGATCATTTACTGCCCACAGTAACATGCATAGTGCTGTTTTGATTACTGAAAGAATGATAGATGTACCAGGACAATCAACGCCTTAATAATACCCTCTTGCAGATTTGTTTATTATCAAATTGCTGGTTTAGAAAAAGGCTGAAGTACTttagagggaaagaaagagttTGAGTCGATgagttttttaatttagaaaactGCAGTTGTATGTTTTCAATTAGATCCATGTAAGAAAATGATGCACATTTGGTTGCAGCCTAATTAGACATGTAAATGTAGACCTCACCTTTCAATTTGTTGAAGATTTATTGAGTCACTGATGGAGACAAAAAACAGCCAGTAACTAGAGGCAAGGTTATCGTGATGTGGTGTGAGGACATTTGGTTTTATACTCAGTTGAAAAGACttgattgtttttcataaaagaGCAAAGAATCCACATCAAGCTATTGTCTCCTCTTTTCAAACTCACAATTATCATCATCGTTAAGCAACTCCTGGTCCTGCTCAAATTTACTGATGATGCTGAAGTGTTGTTATCATATAGCAGTTAGAGAAGTATAATTTAAAGATTCAGTGTGCGGAATTTAGCGATATTTGTAATGAAGTTGCATGTGGTAGCTTGCGGttctcataaaaactcaaaaggtgtttagtttgtccagtctggtctactgtaaaaaacatggcagcctcgaTAAAGCGGACCCGCTCCCGATGTTAAAATAAAGTAATTCAATATAAAAGGTCCATTTTAGGGTAAAAGACACAATCCACAAAATTTaggttaaaaacacacaagtgaaaacatcactaggaatATTTTATAATCAATTTCTGTCAATgaatccctttcacctaaatctgacacactggaccttttagTTCTAATAACAGAAGAAAATGGCTTCTGGTAAAGTATAATGTTTTGCATTAGGAGTCTGCAGTCCACAGATTTTAACCTCCACTTAATGAAATGGGTAACGTTCACATGCGATCCGCAGACCCCAGGAGAAAGCATAAAATACGACCAGCTACCATTCAAAATAAACCCTGTAGAAATGACCATTATCAATATCTGATCACTACTGACTGCCACCATGTCACAGATAATCAGTGATATATaactacatatatatttttactcaaTTATGGTCTTTAGGTCTCAATTAGGTCTGACTCAATCCAATGCTAGTGGAGCAGTGTTACGATGCTTGTTGAGGTGGCAAATACAGAGATACAGACAAATTAAGCATCTATCATTTCACAGGTTAGTCTCTGGTTAGTTGTCTTTATACACAGGGTTCAAGAGAAAGGAGCAATATGGTTAAAAGGaaattttaaatcaataaatattgaCAGATTACAAATCTGTCAATTCTATTCTGGTAGTGCTCAGTGTCTttacttttttcaaatgaagACTTTCACCTATTAATCTCTCCAAAAATGTCTTATTATTAATTTGTGCCAGGGTCAGAAAGACAGTAGGATTTTGGTTGTTAGCATTGTACATCTTTCTCAGTTCAGAACATCTCATGTTATTTCCACAGCCAAGGAGATTAACATTGTGAGGCAGGGCATTGGTCTTCAAACTGTTCACTGACTTCCCATGGACTAATTCATGGATCAGGcccatttagggaactgatatctatgagtgtttgacatttgaggcagcttgactgaattcaAAGGAAATGAAGGCCTTGGCGGAGGCTTATGCTCATaccgagtgccattctagtaTTGACTCACGACTAGTGGGAAAAATAAAGCTTCAAAAGTCATAATTAGGCACAATGATGTTCATCATCTGTACTGCAGTTCCCTGTAGTATGAAAAAGTTAGAGGGATGTTGTTACATCCAATCAGAATATACATTTAACTTTGtaataacaaacatttttactgagtttttttttttaatcaaaacaatCAAACCATTGTTTGTGACACTTTCACACTGTTTACTTCTGTTGACATTATAACCTTTTTGCATGTCGCCCATACAGATCTCCACTAGATGGCCGCTGCATCTGATAAACACACCTTCAGGTCTCATCTCCTGTAAGTAACCTtgctttaattaattaaattaaataacaaagtGTTTCTGACGTTAGAAAGTTGATATTTTCAGAGTATTGATAGTAACAAGCCTTTGCTGGGTCCAAGATAAAAATGAATGCCATAATATTCAcaaataattttgtttattCACTGTAGTATGTCGTAACAATGTgtcaataaaatgtgaaatcCATTtcgacttgtgtgttttttgcattgAGATGAATTGGTCTGGTATCAGTGCATTTATTACTTTGAGTCGtcttaaatgacacaaaaacagactGAGTTACGTGTCAGTTTATTAGAGCTGAGTGTGTACTGTTACATGGTTTGGAAAAAATGATATCTATTATGGGTTAAGCATATTTTCTAAACTCAGTTTGCAAATCCAGGAGCAAACAATGCTTCACCCATGAATGCATCCGCTGCAACGAACACATCCAACATCATTGAACAGAACTTACTTCCTTACCAGGGTGGTTTGAGACATTACCAAAGAGCCATAGAAAGTATTGCTTAAAGATACAGTTCCTTAACATACCCAGATAACTAACAAGTAAAGTAATTCCAAATGGAATCTAcctttttaaagcatcaaatacatttcataAAAGATTTCTTAAGGTACAAAATATACAGAGGCCCTAAATCCTGATAGCATACTGGTGGTGAATGCAACCCGTGAGGCTAAAGAGCTTTTGTGCATGACTGTCGTTATTGAAACAATACAAAGAGCCTTGCTCAGTATTGTGAAAGTGAGTTGAGGGGGAATAACTTGGTACTAATTGACACGGCATTCTTTGAGTAGATGCATTCCTCTGCCAGAAGAGGGCAGCATAACAAAACACATGTCCATCTCTGGATTCTGGGCCCTCCATAATCAAGACTGGGAAATGACATGCATAATGGATGGTCATAGTGGTCTAAATTATACACACTGTCCAAACTTATCACTCATAATGAGCTTCAAGTTGTAGACAGGTTTCTAATGTCTTTGGCTGGCATCACAGGAAGTTAATAAAGATACAGCACAGTACCCTGTAAGGCAAACCGGTGAAAAACAAGGAATCccctgacaaaacaaaaacctctactatatatatatataaaaaaagattcatCAACCAATAAACTCCCAtgtataaacaaaataaaatgatataacaTTTTGCATTGCCATTAATTGGCTGCCTGCAGGCACTATAAAGGTTCGGCAACAGTCAGTGTGGTGGGCCCTTGCATTTATACGGGCGACATTGGCAAAAAATCTTTGTAACACAGTTGGTCAGAGATCTACAGATATAAAAAGTTGATAAAATGACACTTTATCACACAAAAGCTCCATCAGCTCTCTCTGTGATTGGTATGTTCAGGAAACATTAAGAGAGCTGGAATCTTCGCCTAGGTTAGAATGACTGTGCGTGTAGGTGGGTGGTCAAAAGAAAAACCTGCTCAGTGTGCGTTTCCTTAGAATAGCTCACAGGCGACGATGAGCAGGGCGTGAGTGTTCTCTTAACAGCAGGTACTACCACATACCATTTGAAATgctcattattattactgacaCCCACAAGCAGCAGTTTCTAGTTGCAGCATTTAAAAAGGCCATCACTGaggttttaatttaatatgaacATTTCTGAGGGAAATTAAGTGACCTCACCTGTGTAGAAAATTGCCAATGCAATGAGTGTAAACAggttaaaaatgtgttaaatgtggTGTGAGGAGCTAAAGGGTTGGTTGAAGTACTGAAAGCAGCACAGTCAAAGTTTGACATTCCAGTGATGAATTGTAAGCTATTTGAATTCACCTTAAGCTAATGTGCAGGGTATAGTGGACGCATGTGCCCTGTGAGTGGTTTCAGTACAGGTTCGACCAACATGTCAGCAAGGACCCAGAAGGTAGCTGAGCTCTCAGTTCAGGGGTGAGCGATAAAAGTCAGTTTATATTACGTGGTTTTGAAAGGGTTGAAGGGTTAACATTTTATGTTACAGTTTTTCTGATTTGTTATAACAAATTTTACTGAAACCTCTTCTCCAATTATcaatagtaaaaaacaaacacataaattcAAGCTCCACCCACAAAACATTTGACTTGTCTTGCAAAATCAAACAATTGATTCAAAACTATTTTATCTTTACCCAGAACCAAACACTGCCATCAAATAACAGAGAAAGCCAGCTAATGCATAAACAGGACTCAGCAATAATGACACGCTacacaaataaatgcaaaacactGCACTCTGGGCACATCTGTACTGAAAGATTACAGGGAAATATTTATTGTAAGATATCTGAACATTCCTGCCAAGTGAGTCATCGGTTCGATAAAGTTGTTTTTCCAGTTGACAGTTTTGTTTAGAGAacagtgtgtagtgttttgGCAATTCAGAAAAACTGTAAAGCCTTTTCCCTTGGGTGCACAGATCAGTGTCACCAGCCGTTACAGTTTCAAAAAATCTCctaaaaaaagaatacaacttCAACTTCCAGTTAAACTGTAAAAGGTATGAAAGAGCTGAAGGTATGAATGAGTATGTAGGGGTTAgggatatataaaaaaaatgccaaGTCAGAATCTCAATGTGAAATGAACTGCCCAATAGGTGTTTGCCATACAATTTGTTTGGGTTAAgagaatttttttctttcttttttgtggaTCTGTATGGAGCAAACTACACATTGTGTCTTCAGAGGCAGGCTGCAACTCCGTTGTTGCTCAGTATCTCAACTGTCTGAGAGTAAATGGTCAGAGGAAATGTCATGCAGCGTGATCGCAACTTGGCCCCAAAGTGCATGTCAGTGAGTGAAGGTGTACAGACACAGGTAAAGGCTTTCAGGGAGATCAGGATCCGCTTGTGGATATGTGCTTGCATTAATGTCATTGCAGacattttttatgaaaacaggaagtcaagCTAAACTGCTGGCTTAAGTTTCCAGCTATGATATGTTTCTGCAAAGCTGTTGCATTAGAAAAACAGATCAAGTTTCAGTAAGCGTGGTTGCTCAGCTGCTAACATGCTGGCTGTGGTCTGTGGGGGGTTGTACTCGGTTGGGATGCATAAACCTCTGATAATATAAAGACAGGGGGtatgatattttacagttttacaggAACATTTTGGCCTTTTAAAAATTCAACACAATAATCTAATAATGTCCATACTACCGTAGTCTCTTAGAAATCATGCTACTGTGGTCATATTCCCCTCCCCCCAGCCTATGTGACTCTCTTGCAGACATTAAGAGTCACTTAGGTTCCAACTTTAAGTTGCAGTCCATGGTCCAAGGTTTGCAGGCCCACTGCGAGGCTCTCCCTGGGTGTCATTCTTACACAACGCCGTTCTGCAGGCGCTCCAGGGTGAAGCAGCCATTTGTCTTGCAGCTGCCTTCTGCGGTCTTGGCCTGGGCCAGTTTCTTCTTGGCCTTCCAGCGCTGAGCCAGCGGCTCCAagaacagggagagggaggagatcaGGTAGCAGAGCCCGGCCAGGTAGAAAGAACAGTCGTAAGTCTGAGTGTAGTCGTAAAGGAACcctgcaaaacaacaacaacacaggatCACTTCCAGAGTCTGTATCTTTATGAGTGCATGACTATACCTGTATATAATGTAGAGACAAGTGCTGAGGTGGTGCTTTCACATGTGTCTCTAGTTTGTCTGAGAGAAAAAATACATGCATCTACACAGCTAATGTGGCAATGGTCGTTTTTTCTTCTATTGATTGACAAGATCTACCAATTGGAAGTTATGAATGTTTTGCACAGATTAGAGTGTGCGGTTGCTCTATTCATAGAATAGAACATTATGATGTCAAATTTAAGTTTAGCTTTGACTGTTTGGAAACGATAcgttttgacctttgaccataaATCTGTTATCTGCTCATCTTTGAGCTGGAGAGAATGTTCCCCTTAAGGCGATCATTGTTTACTTTATACAGAGtcatttttcaaacatttccacCGCAGTGTGGCCTCAATCAGAGCTAATGCACATTGTGTGTCCAACTAAAGCCAATTAAAGAGGCTCCATCATGTGATTAAGTGAGGTGTTTCATTTCGCATCTCGTGGCCACGACTTATCTCATTCCCACACGTAATAATTTCATGACCACATCATATTTCCCCCCCAGATGTCACAAGACAGCCACCGTAGCCCATTATTAAGTAAAAAAACACCTTAAACCAATCAATTACCATTTACAAATGCATTAGCAACAAATCCAAAAGCCATTTCAGATGACGTTAAAGATTACGTGACTTATTTTCAAGGCCTTGCATAACAATTATTCGTATTAATCCTTCATAACAGCTTCATAACAAGTAACCATTACCATTAGAAACCATTAGTTACATTATATTATAcccattcatttttctttatgtttgttattggaacttttttttttttttttcatacttcACATGTCACAGATAGTGAGGTCTCACCTGTCTGACATATGGCTAACCCACGTCTCGACTACACTGCAGGTGACAGTCTACATAATTTCATTCCTGTgttcttatttgttttctttaacgaTGAgtcatgtttacatttaatttcaaaCAGGTGAATTGTAAGGTGCAAACGAAAAGAAGGCGCGGCAGCTGCTGGTCAAACAGTTGACAGGGGAGGAACTGGTCAACAGGGACTTTATCACAACCTGTGGCCCGAGGGCATAACCACACTTCACCTAAAAACAGTTTCTTACGTGAACAGCTGGGATTATAAACAGAGCCTAACGCTATTTCCGTTTCACCTTAAAGGGGGTCATTAGTCAAATTTCAATCCTGAAACACCCATACAGGGACCATGTcaatagaccccccccccccccccccccacacacacacacacacacacactgcactttaACTGGGgccaaatgttaaaaaaaaggggcagaggagttgttttttcctgGGAATACCTCAAACAACCACAGAAAGCTATTTGCAAAAGTTCCAGTGCCCGGTatactcaaaataaaaaaattggttCCTCTTATGTGTTGACCAGATGATCGGTGTTGCTGGTATTTTCAGAGCTGACCTAGAAAAGACATTGTCCATTAGACAAAATATGCAACGACCTGATCGGACCAAAACACACTGTAACAAAAAACTGATGTCCGATTAGAAACAGCGCTGTGCGGCTAACAAGGACAATCTGCCATCACTTAAACAGAGTGACTCATACCATGCCATGAACACATGATTCGCCCTTGGGCTGCATGAAATCTGATCCGGCAACCCCCAAAGTCCAAGTCTGTATTGAGGGCTGGACTAACTATAGGCTGTTCCCCGCTGCAATACAGTTTCACACTCCTGAGATTCTTTAATGCTCATCTAGGCAGGCCAACACACACTTAGAAGCAGTGCAAGGGATTCAAGGCCCCCTGAA
This genomic window contains:
- the rbm15 gene encoding RNA-binding protein 15 produces the protein MKGKERSPIKKRSRALDDIRDRGGCHPTSKKMGALSVSSGSNNGNSSTKGDGGSTRRSLLGEKRDRDFDSHSRTGNNHSCQSAATSSVGKNHSLSLTLDLASARTTSRGEQRVQPPSTESEYKTLKISDLGTQLSDEDIEDGLFHEFKKFGDVSVKISRSNDERIAFVNFRKPEDARAAKHARGRLVLYDRPLKIEAVYINRRRSRSPVERDLYGATQSHRHLQRPLSPTGLGYRDYRLQQLALGRLPPPPPPPLPRDLERDREFALFEARARPAFIAERAAFREEDFISPEDDQRANRTLFLGNLDITVTEADLRRAFDRFGVITEVDIKRPTRGQTSTYGFLKFENLDMAHRAKLSMSGKIVGRNPIKIGYGKATPTTRLWVGGLGPWVPLAALAREFDRFGTIRTIDYRKGDTWAYIQYESLDAAQAACTHMRGFPLGGPERRLRVDFADTEHRYQQQFLQPLPIPPFDMVAESFVHRATPEPLRVRERTPPPLHFRERELFPGAEWPNPAMRERVRASPFEPLDHLERERRAREPWSLERELQGREPVRKRRLMEDGRHIDHSPDITDRTVRRRRASPDGSPGGSSRDGGRFSDSERPVRGERPSPIRERHTSLERGGAERRLKNQSLSDKAPLSSSVSAVGERKRKAGEGGKGPAKRERSETSSKGQLSKSDGTRLSLAWQGMLLLKNSNFPANMHLLEGDHNVASDLLADGTVGRQVSELKITQRLRLDQPKLDEVSRRIKVAGPDGYAILLAVPGTTEDPSSSDPAVSTQRPLRNLVSYLNQKQAAGVISLPVGGSRDKDNTGVLHAFPPCEFSQQFLDSSAKALAKSEEDYLVMIVVRGAS